The sequence CCTGTTTATGGATCATGTTTCATCTTTATGCATAAATGAGACATTAACTAGTTTTTTAAACATAATAATACATCATAACTAATATAAAAATCATACATCATAAATACAGGTGGAGCTTCAAACCTACTATCCAACAAATGCGATATAGATAGGAatctttttcaaatataacaaaaagaacaaaaaaaagtttacAAAACATAGCAAAAGTTTAGATTCTAACATAACTAATACAAAGTCTATCTTTATGTGTTTATCAGATAGGACTAATATTAGGGTTTATTAAGGTCTTAAGAGCATAATAACGATTAGTTATATTCCCTGGTTATAAATAGAGGGAGAGGGGAATGGAGAAGGAAAGCAATATATGAATGAGTGAATTAGGGCTTGAGAGTGATCTCAAGAAGGGAGGGTACAAGTACCTCAAATTACTTGGTTTATCATGTATTTCTGATATCATTTATATTCATTAAATATAGGTTTTATCACTATCATCGATAGAATTTGaaaaattttactatatcttcaatagttttgtcatttacaatGATTTCTCGTATATAAATAATGTTTTGAACATTTAACTATACTCTTGTTGGCACAAGTCAAGAATGATAATCTGAACTAATGAATGAGTAGAAGACTTCGTCCTATTTTAGAAATAATGCATTAATTTGTTGGAAACTCTgagaatattaaaattttaaaaataaaataaactcgTGGAAAATTTTCATCAACTTGGATATAATATAactaattgaatttaaaaaataacaacaaaaatgacacctaaaagataaatattgactTATATACCTTCTACTGATGTGTGAGTAGAAATTAAATTGTTAATTAGAAGGTGCCAACATCATTGATTGATACAGATCAAACCAGAAATCCAAAATATCTCTCTTTAAAGCAATAACAGTTCTCACAAAATATTGAGAAGCACACTTATACAAGAAAAGGTATTCAACACCAATAATATATCAAAAAGCAACATCTGCTTTTTCGTTAAAAAAATGGCTGGTTCTTATAATAATTTGTTCTTTAATATATTATTCTGTTCCTACTTTCTCACAAGAATGGACCTCACTGAAAACTGTGAACCCCATGTTGATCACAAggaagaattttggcctttttTTCCTGTATCAAAATGGAAGGCTgctataattattatttcaatttgtTTTGATTGATCTATTCTTACTTTTTCACAAGAATGGACAAAACTGAATACGGTGAGGATCGTGTTGACAACAGGGAATTTTTTTTGGCCTTTTCCTATCATAATCGTGTTGATTGTATCAAAAATCAAATCAATACCAGCCATAGAATAAATTTTCCAGATGAAACTCTTGTGGTGAATGATGCTAACAAGATAGAAGGCTGGACAGGGCATTTTTTCTCACAGAGAGTGGGTGTGTAGTCAAATGAAGAACGGCCCAACATGAAGGAAATTCTTTTTcagaaaataaaaaggaaacaaaacaagaaaaaaaaaacaaaagcaaaacaTGCATGACCAAAAGGAGATGTCAGGTGAAGAATATTGACTGTCTCGGATTCTTTCTTAGCCAAAAACAAAATTGGGTCTCccactcccccccccccccccccccccccccaaacaaaaaaaagaaaagaaaagaaaaataaacccAACCAGACAAACTTCAAGGATTCAGATCCCATACTCTAAAAGTTATTCAATTAGACTCCCACAATGTGTTGCCTCTCAATAATGATTGGATGTGGATTTGCATAGATCAAATGGCCCTAATATATATTAGATGCATGTTTGATGTCCTTTTGTAGTTTCTCTCTCCTACATCTAAGGGTACAAAATAGTCTGACAACGTTGAGACGTCCTTCTCAAATAATTTCTCAATGTGCCCTGTTAGAAATACAAATAAGCATCTTCTATCTTGTGATGCTATTAGGCATCTTCTTGTGATACGGTCCAAAAAATTAAAGATACTAAGTTTACGATATGGTTATAAACAAAATTGACGAAAAGCTATCAACTTAACTGACAAAAAGAACAGGCTTCAACGAGAGGGCTAgagagagaggaagagagagagagatttacCGTCATGTCAGTATAACAATTGAAGAGGGGCCGAAGAACCTTTAACAAGAAGAACAAAACAAGTCTATTAGGAAGATGAAGGGAAGCAACAGTCGATTTATATAAATTACAAGCCTCCCTCTAGCTGTCTCTATCAAATATTGGTAGAAAATGCATGGCAGTTACTTGGAATAATTGCTATGGTCAACACCTGCAAATGCATAAGAAAATCATTTGGTAAAGACTTCCTTTTTCCCCAAGTCTTCGCTATAGAAGTTTTAAATCTAAATCCAAGACTAATACTTAAAATCATCATAATGACCAAATAATTATAAACCTACTATCGTCACCACATCTTCTCCAATgcactttaaaaaaaattataataaataaataaataagaaaacaCAAAGTTTTTTATCTATTATAGCCTCATACGTAAATTGTGTAACATTTCCACTGCATTTCGTACAAGCATCCGTCTCTTTTTTtacaataaaacaaaaaaagtcaATCATCTTTTTGTTATCTTTAATCAAATACGAAACCCATACATACGTATATGCAGATATATGTCGACACATACATGTGTATAATAGATATGGATGCACTAAAGAATATATTAAATTCAAGCAAGTGGTAATTGACTGATTATAGAGCAAGAAAGTGGTAGGCCGGCAAAGAAACTCGTAAATAGTTGCTTTCTAGTGCATATCAAAAGCAAGTTTGGTAGTGACTTTGAAATCACCAAAATCACTTTTGTCAATTTTAAAACTACTCTAAAACATGCTCTTAACAACTcaaaaacaatttaaatttaaacttcATACTTTTAAATACAATTTTTATATCATCAATTGaatagtaaatttaaaaatgaagaaagtGATTTTAAAAAAGGGAAACTGGAAATCACATTTTGAGTTGCTTTTGTGTACTTTGTACTAATTAATAAAAAGAGGGAGTGTCTTGATGTAATAAAATGAAAACTGTGCCAATAAGTAAAATGTGAAGAGTCCCAAAACAACGTACATCCGATCCGCATTCTCCTAAATAGTTTTAGTTCAACAATTGCAGGGTAGGAGTCAGCCATCGACCTTTGGGATGGAATTAGTACCTTATCCCCTAAGCTATAGCCTACACTcgaaactaaattaaattaccACTAAATAGTTAAAGAAACGCATACTGTTTATCATAATTTTTGGGTTTTCAATTCTTTGAAAACAACCCAAGTATTATGTAATCATATATTAAGAGTTCTAATTCCCTCCCTCAAATTGACTTGGTAAAATAGCATTGTTTTCTATTAACAAGTAACCGGTTATTGTCTATTTGAAAAAGTTGcaaataaaaattgaaacaaGGTGCTTTCATTCGGTCAATCTCTCCCAAAATAATGGGGGAGAAAAAGCAAGCAAGAAAGAAGAGAAGGGAGGGAAAATGCGAAATTAATATAATTCAATGGTTAAAGAAAGTTACAAATTCATCACCACGATTGCAATAGTATATtctaaatattaataaataaattgggGAAGAAggctttaaaaagaaaaggaggtcttaaaaaaaatcttcatcatttttcccttcaatcttctcttttcttcattGATATTATATACAATTGTGAAAGAAATTCATTGCAAGAGCAGTATTTTAAATGAGTTGCTGtgatgacaaaaaaaaagttaggaAGGAATTTACCTTTAGAAGAATCCTTTGAACTACCAAGAGTTACTAGAGAGTTGAATCATTGACGTAAACCACAAGCAAGAGCAGAAATAGACGTAATTCGAATAGACCATTTTAAGTAGTTCCAGAACAAAACACGACAACAATTTGAAACAAATAGGAGTTGCTTTCTAGTCAATTCATCATCTCTATTGCCAGCCAGAATTCCAAGATTTGGTTACAAATTTTAACTCAAGTTCCGactgaattcataaatgaacaTCCTAAATCTTTATCAATCAACAATATCAAACGAGAAATAACTTCTCTTTGTGCTGAAAATTGTACATCTTATTTGTCAGATATTCATATCTTTGCCTGTACCTTCCTATACACTTTCAGTATTGTCTCCATATGGAAATAACGTTTAAAAAGTCGAAGAAGTGAAGACGTGCAAGTCCAACAAGACCTTGTAATGGCCTTTCTCAATTTCCTCCTCCTGCACTCCATGGAGTAGAAGGGTTTCAATTATTATATCTTCCCATTCTATAACATCAGCTCCCTTGcgctttcttttcttcttaatATTTACATCACCAGCTGGAGCATTTGAAGGATGCATAATCCTCTGGATTCGCTTCTTAGCAGCATTTACTTTCTCCTTCCTCCTTTTGTATGCATTGCAACTAGAAACAAATGATGGTGGGATACCCTGCGACCCTATATCAGTCTCCAATAATTGCTGCAATAGAAGCTTTTTGCTTAGTACTGATTTCCCCTCCCACCACTCTGTACTCGAGTAAAAACCAGCTTTTCTTCCCTGCTTTCTTCCATAGACATCATTAATACCACCCGATGACCTGAGTTCAGCCATTTCATCTAAAAACTTATTATAAATCAAGGATAAACATTCATGTGAAATATTGAGCCTGTTCCCATTATCACAATTCGATTCATCGCACCATCTACTGCCCTGTAACTCAAAATACTGAGAATCGTCTTCTAAATTATTAACCTCACTCTCATACTCAAGCTCTTTTCTTAAACACTCACTCACTGCAGACTGCAAATCAATCCCCACATTCTCCAAGTCCTTCCCCTTGCCACTGGCATTTGACATTGATTTCAATTCCATATATTGAATTACAAAAGGAGCATTCTTTACAATATTCTTCGTGGTGATATCTTTTCCCCAAGGCAACTTTTTTCCAACTTCCACAAGTGCCTCCAGAAGTTCCCTATACCTCTTCTTACATGTTGAAACCTTCGCATGAACCTCCATTGCTACATTCTCCATACTAACATCAACCTCATTcaatttcgacaccagaactaACACGGCAGCCACCATTGGTAGCGGTTGCCGCCCAGTTGTCAGAAACCATTTCATAGCACATTGTAACAAAAAAATTCCTTGCTTAACAATTCTCTCAAGAATATCAGCTTCTAATCTTGAGAAAGACGGTGAATTCCTAGCGGCCCGCTCTAATGACCCCACAATATCAAACACCGGAAACTCAGACCCTCTCAAATCCAAAAAATCAACAACTCTCATAACCATTCTGCCTAGTTCATGAAGATCACATTCGACGGCAGATGCAACCTCTGACATTGATAATGGCCGATTATCCTTGCGCATAGAAACGTACGCACAAGCACCAACGAGAATTGGGAACCAATCACCTAATCCATACTCGCCCTCTGTAATCGTCGATACTAAAATCCTAACATCATTGGACTTAGAAGCAGAAAATCCTAACCTAAACGTAATATCTTCAATAACTTTTTGAGCCTCATAGATCTTCTTGTCCTTATAATTCAAAACGCTGCCCGAACCTGATGTTCCAACGCGGACGAATGTGCCCTGTGGACCATTGATACCCCCAAGCTGAGCCTCATAATTTTCAAATTCCTGCACAATTCCGCAGGAGGAGCAAATCAGGTTGCCGGAAACATCGTCTCGGAAGATGGACCTGCTGTTGCAATCCTTACAAGAGCCGGACATCGGATAGACGAGATTGGAGGCAAGAAAGTCAATGCATCAGTTTGAGATTCACTAGAGATAAGAAAATTACAAGCAAATTAGGAGATTTCACCAATGAATTATACGCCGGTGAAGAAAAGTTCAGAACGTTGTGCAAAGTGCAGCAAACCCTAAGAACAGGACCACTTCCGGAGGGGTTGCAAGTGTGGTGTGAGGAGGAAGATCGGAATCGGCCACGGGAAGAGCTGAATTTCGAAAATGGGCCGTATGTCTAATCTGAATTGCACGTTTATGGACCCCAAAGTATACAAATTGGGCCTTATAATGGCATTCTCTATCTTGTTGAATGAAAACCGAAACTACAATGGATATCCCCTTCGCTTATAATTGCAACTTTATTGCGGGTATTTGGGGGGAAATCTCAAGTGACAATTTACTCCATGTTCTATGTTTAGTATATAGTTGTCCCAATTATGAAAAGTTGTAGGCCAATTGTATTCAAAAATCGAGGACTAGAAAGACAATTTAAGTGTTGCAATGTGATAAAAGTTGGATTAATCATGTGTAGCCCAATATCGAGTAGGTTGATGAACTAACAAGGTCAATAGGATATGTGATTGTAAGTTCACATGAGGAAGGAATTTGGGTGTACCCG comes from Cucumis melo cultivar AY chromosome 12, USDA_Cmelo_AY_1.0, whole genome shotgun sequence and encodes:
- the LOC103486826 gene encoding plant-specific TFIIB-related protein PTF2, translated to MSGSCKDCNSRSIFRDDVSGNLICSSCGIVQEFENYEAQLGGINGPQGTFVRVGTSGSGSVLNYKDKKIYEAQKVIEDITFRLGFSASKSNDVRILVSTITEGEYGLGDWFPILVGACAYVSMRKDNRPLSMSEVASAVECDLHELGRMVMRVVDFLDLRGSEFPVFDIVGSLERAARNSPSFSRLEADILERIVKQGIFLLQCAMKWFLTTGRQPLPMVAAVLVLVSKLNEVDVSMENVAMEVHAKVSTCKKRYRELLEALVEVGKKLPWGKDITTKNIVKNAPFVIQYMELKSMSNASGKGKDLENVGIDLQSAVSECLRKELEYESEVNNLEDDSQYFELQGSRWCDESNCDNGNRLNISHECLSLIYNKFLDEMAELRSSGGINDVYGRKQGRKAGFYSSTEWWEGKSVLSKKLLLQQLLETDIGSQGIPPSFVSSCNAYKRRKEKVNAAKKRIQRIMHPSNAPAGDVNIKKKRKRKGADVIEWEDIIIETLLLHGVQEEEIEKGHYKVLLDLHVFTSSTF